From Pempheris klunzingeri isolate RE-2024b chromosome 18, fPemKlu1.hap1, whole genome shotgun sequence, a single genomic window includes:
- the lratd1 gene encoding protein LRATD1, which yields MGNQLDRITHLNYSELPTGDPSGLEKDELRVGVAYFFSDEEEEVDDRTPSDCGFTKDHSPTEEGPFSVSEVEYSGFCSQECIFSKLRENEDLNVYSAKTLLTMCKPGDLLELVATAQAPHWAIYEQDDQVIHLHKGEIRKDSLLEISSGRHGRIVNNRYRYRPLPPDLVMQNAVGHLGLSSEEICWTNSESFAAWCRFGKREFKAGGEAHSAEQQYFLKVHLSGSGVHTLVFRSLEDMIRERRRVDASGILKELSLVNGGKE from the coding sequence ATGGGAAATCAACTGGATCGGATCACCCACCTCAACTACAGCGAACTGCCCACGGGGGATCCGTCCGGGCTGGAGAAGGACGAGCTTCGGGTCGGCGTCGCCTATTTCTTCTctgacgaagaggaggaggtggacgacCGCACTCCGTCCGACTGCGGCTTCACCAAGGACCACAGCCCGACCGAGGAGGGACCCTTCTCGGTCAGCGAGGTGGAGTACTCAGGCTTCTGCTCCCAGGAATGCATCTTCTCCAAGCTGCGGGAGAACGAGGACTTGAATGTGTACTCGGCCAAAACTTTGCTGACTATGTGCAAACCGGGGGACCTGCTGGAGCTGGTGGCCACCGCGCAAGCCCCCCACTGGGCCATCTACGAGCAGGACGACCAGGTCATTCATCTGCACAAGGGCGAGATCCGCAAGGACAGCCTGCTTGAGATCAGCAGTGGCCGCCACGGGAGGATAGTCAACAATCGGTACCGGTACCGACCGCTACCTCCTGACCTAGTGATGCAGAACGCAGTGGGACACCTGGGCCTGAGCAGCGAGGAGATATGCTGGACCAACTCGGAAAGTTTCGCAGCCTGGTGCCGCTTTGGGAAACGGGAGTTCAAAGCCGGGGGAGAGGCGCACTCAGCGGAGCAGCAGTATTTCCTCAAAGTGCATCTGTCCGGCAGCGGGGTGCACACTCTGGTCTTTCGCAGCCTGGAGGACATGATCCGGGAGAGGAGGCGAGTGGACGCCAGTGGAATTCTCAAAGAGCTGTCTTTGGTTAACGGGGGGAAGGAGTGA